The following proteins are encoded in a genomic region of Coffea eugenioides isolate CCC68of chromosome 6, Ceug_1.0, whole genome shotgun sequence:
- the LOC113775458 gene encoding transcription factor IBH1-like 1, whose protein sequence is MRSASSLRQEFLKKWLKGLQIYSGSKKEMSILERKKAIKLSADIAMASTRISTSSWSRALMAKASNDATNKVLVQHVLSPEAQKLVPIKKDPKKLMIISRSTSSISKRISSKKIVRRSCYATRRMRKAAAQVVEASSIAKRLVMKRTEVLKSLVPGGEYMDDVSLIRETLDYILSLRLQVDVMRHFANATEETDHGKGYK, encoded by the coding sequence ATGCGGTCTGCTAGCTCACTCAGGCAAGAGTTCCTCAAGAAATGGTTAAAGGGTCTACAAATTTACAGCGGCAGCAAGAAGGAAATGAGCattcttgagaggaaaaaggcCATAAAATTATCAGCAGATATTGCTATGGCTTCCACCAGAATCTCAACATCTTCCTGGAGTCGTGCCCTTATGGCAAAAGCGTCCAATGATGCCACGAATAAGGTCCTCGTCCAGCATGTTTTAAGCCCCGAGGCTCAGAAACTAGTCCCAATAAAGAAAGATCCCAAGAAGTTGATGATCATTTCCAGGAGCACAAGCAGCATTAGCAAGAGAATTAGTAGCAAGAAAATCGTAAGAAGAAGTTGCTATGCTACGAGAAGGATGCGAAAGGCAGCAGCCCAGGTGGTTGAAGCTAGTTCTATTGCGAAAAGGCTGGTAATGAAGAGGACAGAAGTGCTTAAAAGTCTTGTACCGGGAGGAGAATACATGGATGACGTTTCTTTGATCAGGGAAACCCTAGATTACATTCTGTCACTGCGACTTCAGGTGGATGTAATGCGGCATTTTGCCAATGCTACCGAGGAAACGGATCATGGCAAAGGTTACAAATAG
- the LOC113773633 gene encoding uncharacterized protein LOC113773633: protein MTEDLEEILRKFALTEDEAGGVELDSKDLAQGVVECQLSIIGRVVGEKTANIAGIKSFASNMWPFARNLRVVEIGVNLFQFSFSNKQDMDRVLRGRPWVYDNLPLVILPWEEGIELNLEAFNRTWIWVQLWNLPLHWITKDIGRKIGGVFCSVREVFVPNGGGKEGKHLKILVEMDLTKPMLRGTTVKLRGSSRWIEFKYEKCPDFCYCCGVMGHNERSCRERGGNMDKENQYGAWLRASNARSPIRKQFSSGREEGKVSEGPHLDKEGGDRGQEQLCLPWKLVEVKVDSIVKGNEGKERDLGVLMKDTGEDGGQGVVVGVFKEESVQPDHRKKGDTGKGKCKVTKGLNFTTEEKIQEGGQRGELKEQELFDSMWMDGMDTDCKERKEGDKGSDPVTAQQELDGSKELRGGKYKGNRGWKRLVREVGRRIPLEDKNGGMVIVHEGGKRKLSESGDKENINEQGEGQKRGKTVCSMAGVDLASGVVESYLNGAPRSL from the coding sequence ATGACTGAGGATCTGGAGGAAATTTTGAGGAAATTTGCTCTGACTGAGGATGAGGCTGGGGGTGTAGAGTTAGATAGTAAGGATCTGGCTCAGGGAGTAGTGGAATGTCAATTGAGCATAATCGGAAGGGTGGTGGGAGAGAAGACTGCGAACATTGCTGGTATAAAGAGTTTTGCCAGTAATATGTGGCCATTTGCAAGAAATTTAAGAGTTGTTGAGATAGGGGTTAATTTGTTCCAGTTTAGCTTTAGTAATAAACAGGACATGGATAGGGTGCTGAGGGGAAGGCCTTGGGTTTATGATAATTTGCCTTTGGTTATTTTACCCTGGGAAGAGGGGATAGAACTGAACCTTGAAGCCTTTAATAGGACTTGGATTTGGGTCCAATTATGGAACTTACCTCTTCATTGGATTACAAAGGATATTGGTAGGAAAATTGGGGGAGTGTTCTGCTCGGTGAGGGAGGTGTTTGTTCCTAATGGTGGTGGGAAGGAGGGTAAACATCTAAAAATCTTGGTTGAGATGGATTTAACTAAACCTATGCTGAGAGGAACCACGGTAAAGTTGAGGGGCAGTTCTAGATGGATAgagtttaaatatgaaaaatgtcCTGATTTTTGCTACTGTTGTGGGGTCATGGGGCATAATGAGAGGAGTTGCAGGGAAAGAGGGGGGAATATGGATAAGGAGAATCAGTATGGCGCTTGGCTTAGAGCAAGTAATGCGAGGAGTCCTATTAGGAAACAGTTCTCGTCTGGTAGGGAGGAGGGGAAGGTTAGTGAAGGACCACATTTGGATAAGGAAGGGGGGGACAGGGGGCAGGAACAACTCTGCCTGCCCTGGAAGCTAGTAGAGGTAAAGGTAGACTCTATAGTCAAAGGGAATGAGGGTAAGGAGAGGGATCTAGGGGTTTTGATGAAAGATACTGGAGAGGATGGGGGCCAGGGAGTGGTGGTGGGAGTCTTTAAGGAAGAAAGTGTGCAGCCTGATCATAGGAAAAAGGGTGATACTGGTAAGGGAAAGTGTAAAGTTACTAAGGGTCTAAATTTCACTACTGAGGAAAAAATACAGGAGGGTGGCCAGAGGGGGGAGCTGAAGGAGCAGGAACTATTTGATTCTATGTGGATGGATGGCATGGATACTGATTGCAAGGAGAGGAAGGAAGGGGATAAGGGGAGTGATCCTGTGACAGCACAACAGGAGCTGGATGGTAGTAAGGAGCTAAGAGGGGGTAAATATAAGGGGAATAGGGGGTGGAAGAGGTTGGTTAGGGAGGTAGGTAGAAGAATTCCTCTGGAGGATAAGAATGGGGGGATGGTCATAGTGCATGAAGGGGGTAAAAGGAAGCTGAGTGAGAGTGGGGACAAGGAAAATATTAATGAACAGGGGGAAGGTCAGAAGAGAGGCAAGACTGTGTGTAGTATGGCTGGGGTGGACCTAGCATCTGGGGTGGTGGAGTCCTACCTTAATGGGGCTCCCAGGTCACTATGA
- the LOC113776438 gene encoding uncharacterized protein LOC113776438 isoform X2: MIETMAKKVVSFVPIYNKKLTKWDNKKKKVLHKLKKVLEFLKSDVYMFAPLVSSQTSDHVDSCCTTSIGIQAYEPFEVKNEDMFGKVKDYMKSDCYMYAPLVTHQPWLRSPIHAVSPATGTISCSEMALTGRKGESVKNVAEETRDIGQKIKRISIADQHVDGYSYPRSTIIKHTVLQQETLKHVIKQSCWSASVQGDMRKEKKGRKWPKPDGSNAIKFVLL, from the exons ATGATCGAAACTATGGCCAAGAAAGTGGTTTCTTTTGTTCCAATTTACAACAAGAAGCTTACAAAATGGgacaacaagaagaagaaagtgcTGCATAAGCTGAAGAAAGTTTTAGAATTTCTCAAGTCAGATGTTTACATGTTTGCACCCTTAGTTTCCTCTCAGACTTCTGATCATGTTGACTCATGTTGTACTACCTCTATAG GGATTCAGGCATATGAACCCTTTGAGGTGAAAAACGAAGATATGTTTGGAAAGGTTAAGGATTACATGAAGTCTGATTGTTACATGTATGCCCCATTGGTCACTCATCAGCCATGGCTTCGTTCTCCAATTCATGCTGTCAGTCCTGCTACAG GAACAATTTCTTGCTCTGAAATGGCACTTACAGGCAGAAAGGGAGAATCAGTGAAGAATGTAGCTGAGGAGACTAGAGATATAGGACAAAAGATTAAAAGAATCAGCATTGCAGACCAGCATGTAGATGGATATTCTTATCCTAGAAGTACTATCATTAAGCATACTGTACTGCAGCAAGAAACATTGAAGCATGTAATTAAACAAAGTTGCTGGTCTGCTTCTGTGCAAG GAGACAtgagaaaggagaaaaaaggaCGAAAGTGGCCCAAACCAGACGGAAGCAACGCTATAAAGTTTGTCTTACTGTAg
- the LOC113776438 gene encoding uncharacterized protein LOC113776438 isoform X1 encodes MIETMAKKVVSFVPIYNKKLTKWDNKKKKVLHKLKKVLEFLKSDVYMFAPLVSSQTSDHVDSCCTTSIGIQAYEPFEVKNEDMFGKVKDYMKSDCYMYAPLVTHQPWLRSPIHAVSPATGTISCSEMALTGRKGESVKNVAEETRDIGQKIKRISIADQHVDGYSYPRSTIIKHTVLQQETLKHVIKQSCWSASVQGDMRKEKKGRKWPKPDGSNAIKKRIARA; translated from the exons ATGATCGAAACTATGGCCAAGAAAGTGGTTTCTTTTGTTCCAATTTACAACAAGAAGCTTACAAAATGGgacaacaagaagaagaaagtgcTGCATAAGCTGAAGAAAGTTTTAGAATTTCTCAAGTCAGATGTTTACATGTTTGCACCCTTAGTTTCCTCTCAGACTTCTGATCATGTTGACTCATGTTGTACTACCTCTATAG GGATTCAGGCATATGAACCCTTTGAGGTGAAAAACGAAGATATGTTTGGAAAGGTTAAGGATTACATGAAGTCTGATTGTTACATGTATGCCCCATTGGTCACTCATCAGCCATGGCTTCGTTCTCCAATTCATGCTGTCAGTCCTGCTACAG GAACAATTTCTTGCTCTGAAATGGCACTTACAGGCAGAAAGGGAGAATCAGTGAAGAATGTAGCTGAGGAGACTAGAGATATAGGACAAAAGATTAAAAGAATCAGCATTGCAGACCAGCATGTAGATGGATATTCTTATCCTAGAAGTACTATCATTAAGCATACTGTACTGCAGCAAGAAACATTGAAGCATGTAATTAAACAAAGTTGCTGGTCTGCTTCTGTGCAAG GAGACAtgagaaaggagaaaaaaggaCGAAAGTGGCCCAAACCAGACGGAAGCAACGCTATAAA GAAAAGGATTGCTCGGGCCTAA
- the LOC113776438 gene encoding uncharacterized protein LOC113776438 isoform X3, whose product MIETMAKKVVSFVPIYNKKLTKWDNKKKKVLHKLKKVLEFLKSDVYMFAPLVSSQTSDHVDSCCTTSIGIQAYEPFEVKNEDMFGKVKDYMKSDCYMYAPLVTHQPWLRSPIHAVSPATGRKGESVKNVAEETRDIGQKIKRISIADQHVDGYSYPRSTIIKHTVLQQETLKHVIKQSCWSASVQGDMRKEKKGRKWPKPDGSNAIKKRIARA is encoded by the exons ATGATCGAAACTATGGCCAAGAAAGTGGTTTCTTTTGTTCCAATTTACAACAAGAAGCTTACAAAATGGgacaacaagaagaagaaagtgcTGCATAAGCTGAAGAAAGTTTTAGAATTTCTCAAGTCAGATGTTTACATGTTTGCACCCTTAGTTTCCTCTCAGACTTCTGATCATGTTGACTCATGTTGTACTACCTCTATAG GGATTCAGGCATATGAACCCTTTGAGGTGAAAAACGAAGATATGTTTGGAAAGGTTAAGGATTACATGAAGTCTGATTGTTACATGTATGCCCCATTGGTCACTCATCAGCCATGGCTTCGTTCTCCAATTCATGCTGTCAGTCCTGCTACAG GCAGAAAGGGAGAATCAGTGAAGAATGTAGCTGAGGAGACTAGAGATATAGGACAAAAGATTAAAAGAATCAGCATTGCAGACCAGCATGTAGATGGATATTCTTATCCTAGAAGTACTATCATTAAGCATACTGTACTGCAGCAAGAAACATTGAAGCATGTAATTAAACAAAGTTGCTGGTCTGCTTCTGTGCAAG GAGACAtgagaaaggagaaaaaaggaCGAAAGTGGCCCAAACCAGACGGAAGCAACGCTATAAA GAAAAGGATTGCTCGGGCCTAA
- the LOC113776438 gene encoding uncharacterized protein LOC113776438 isoform X5 encodes MIETMAKKVVSFVPIYNKKLTKWDNKKKKVLHKLKKVLEFLKSDVYMFAPLVSSQTSDHVDSCCTTSIGIQAYEPFEVKNEDMFGKVKDYMKSDCYMYAPLVTHQPWLRSPIHAVSPATGTISCSEMALTGRKGESVKNVAEETRDIGQKIKRISIADQHVDGYSYPRSTIIKHTVLQQETLKHVIKQSCWSASVQGTHFQCELVQGLP; translated from the exons ATGATCGAAACTATGGCCAAGAAAGTGGTTTCTTTTGTTCCAATTTACAACAAGAAGCTTACAAAATGGgacaacaagaagaagaaagtgcTGCATAAGCTGAAGAAAGTTTTAGAATTTCTCAAGTCAGATGTTTACATGTTTGCACCCTTAGTTTCCTCTCAGACTTCTGATCATGTTGACTCATGTTGTACTACCTCTATAG GGATTCAGGCATATGAACCCTTTGAGGTGAAAAACGAAGATATGTTTGGAAAGGTTAAGGATTACATGAAGTCTGATTGTTACATGTATGCCCCATTGGTCACTCATCAGCCATGGCTTCGTTCTCCAATTCATGCTGTCAGTCCTGCTACAG GAACAATTTCTTGCTCTGAAATGGCACTTACAGGCAGAAAGGGAGAATCAGTGAAGAATGTAGCTGAGGAGACTAGAGATATAGGACAAAAGATTAAAAGAATCAGCATTGCAGACCAGCATGTAGATGGATATTCTTATCCTAGAAGTACTATCATTAAGCATACTGTACTGCAGCAAGAAACATTGAAGCATGTAATTAAACAAAGTTGCTGGTCTGCTTCTGTGCAAGGTACACATTTTCAATGTGAACTTGTGCAAGGATTGCCT TAG
- the LOC113776438 gene encoding uncharacterized protein LOC113776438 isoform X4: MIETMAKKVVSFVPIYNKKLTKWDNKKKKVLHKLKKVLEFLKSDVYMFAPLVSSQTSDHVDSCCTTSIGIQAYEPFEVKNEDMFGKVKDYMKSDCYMYAPLVTHQPWLRSPIHAVSPATGTISCSEMALTGRKGESVKNVAEETRDIGQKIKRISIADQHVDGYSYPRSTIIKHTVLQQETLKHVIKQSCWSASVQGKGLLGPNVRKLVQQ; encoded by the exons ATGATCGAAACTATGGCCAAGAAAGTGGTTTCTTTTGTTCCAATTTACAACAAGAAGCTTACAAAATGGgacaacaagaagaagaaagtgcTGCATAAGCTGAAGAAAGTTTTAGAATTTCTCAAGTCAGATGTTTACATGTTTGCACCCTTAGTTTCCTCTCAGACTTCTGATCATGTTGACTCATGTTGTACTACCTCTATAG GGATTCAGGCATATGAACCCTTTGAGGTGAAAAACGAAGATATGTTTGGAAAGGTTAAGGATTACATGAAGTCTGATTGTTACATGTATGCCCCATTGGTCACTCATCAGCCATGGCTTCGTTCTCCAATTCATGCTGTCAGTCCTGCTACAG GAACAATTTCTTGCTCTGAAATGGCACTTACAGGCAGAAAGGGAGAATCAGTGAAGAATGTAGCTGAGGAGACTAGAGATATAGGACAAAAGATTAAAAGAATCAGCATTGCAGACCAGCATGTAGATGGATATTCTTATCCTAGAAGTACTATCATTAAGCATACTGTACTGCAGCAAGAAACATTGAAGCATGTAATTAAACAAAGTTGCTGGTCTGCTTCTGTGCAAG GAAAAGGATTGCTCGGGCCTAATGTCAGAAAACTTGTGCAGCAGTGA